One genomic region from Streptomyces sp. NBC_00582 encodes:
- a CDS encoding MOSC domain-containing protein: protein MSGSVSAVSSNGTYSFSKPNRDSITLVEGLGVEGDVHAGATVKHRFRMERDPTQPNLRQVHLIHEELFEEVREAGFEVAAGQLGENVTTRGLDLLGLPVGARLRLGADAVVEVTGLRNPCAQIDRFQKGLMKQVVGRHADGRPAFRSGIMGVVLCGGVVRAGDPIAVELPEGPHRPLEIV from the coding sequence ATGTCCGGCTCGGTCAGCGCCGTGAGCAGCAACGGCACGTACTCCTTCAGCAAGCCCAACCGCGACAGCATCACGCTGGTCGAGGGGCTGGGCGTGGAGGGTGACGTGCATGCCGGAGCGACGGTGAAGCACCGGTTCCGGATGGAGAGGGATCCGACGCAGCCGAATCTGCGGCAGGTGCACCTCATCCACGAGGAACTGTTCGAGGAGGTGCGCGAGGCCGGGTTCGAGGTGGCCGCCGGGCAGCTCGGGGAGAACGTGACGACCCGGGGCCTCGATCTGCTGGGGCTGCCGGTCGGGGCGCGGCTGCGGCTGGGGGCGGACGCCGTGGTGGAGGTGACCGGGCTGCGCAATCCCTGTGCGCAGATCGACCGCTTCCAGAAGGGTCTGATGAAGCAGGTCGTGGGACGGCACGCGGACGGGCGTCCGGCGTTCCGGTCCGGGATCATGGGCGTCGTGCTGTGCGGGGGCGTGGTGCGCGCGGGCGATCCGATCGCGGTCGAGCTCCCGGAGGGCCCGCACCGGCCCCTGGAGATCGTCTAG
- a CDS encoding EF-hand domain-containing protein translates to MADIEEARTQFQRIDTDGDGFITAAEFKTALAQEGDWNVTESVAEAIIKTRDLNGDKVLSFDEFWTYLNK, encoded by the coding sequence GTGGCCGACATCGAAGAAGCACGCACGCAGTTCCAGCGCATCGACACGGACGGCGACGGGTTCATCACCGCCGCCGAGTTCAAGACAGCCCTCGCCCAGGAGGGCGACTGGAACGTCACCGAGTCGGTCGCCGAGGCCATCATCAAGACCCGTGACCTGAACGGCGACAAGGTCCTGTCGTTCGACGAGTTCTGGACCTACCTGAACAAGTGA
- a CDS encoding GNAT family N-acetyltransferase — protein sequence METLRDILDGAAHGVFPPEDGRTTVVPQQSPRDAGVLAFTAHSVVFTDEDPQWVHDTLRAVDCDALSASMNPRFLAALMERTGRTAETIDAMLVGSPLPGGPPPSPPLTEIEDREHPRIRYALRRRHDVRAWSAEGGVLVTGRGIGGRLEVSVEVTEPLRHRGLGRLLVTAARHLADEPVWAQVAPGNARSVRAFQAAGYVPVGAELLLTARTP from the coding sequence GTGGAGACCTTGCGGGACATTCTCGACGGGGCGGCGCACGGCGTCTTCCCGCCGGAGGACGGCCGGACGACGGTCGTCCCGCAGCAGTCCCCGCGCGACGCGGGCGTCCTCGCCTTCACCGCGCACTCGGTGGTCTTCACGGACGAGGATCCGCAGTGGGTCCACGACACCTTGCGCGCCGTGGACTGCGACGCTCTGTCCGCCTCGATGAACCCGCGTTTCCTCGCGGCGCTGATGGAGCGCACGGGGCGTACGGCGGAGACGATCGACGCGATGCTGGTGGGGTCCCCGCTGCCGGGCGGGCCGCCGCCGTCGCCGCCGCTGACGGAGATCGAGGACCGGGAGCACCCCCGTATCCGGTACGCCCTGCGCCGGCGTCACGACGTGCGCGCCTGGTCGGCGGAGGGCGGGGTGCTGGTGACGGGGCGCGGGATCGGCGGGCGGCTGGAGGTGTCGGTCGAGGTGACCGAGCCGCTACGGCACCGGGGCCTCGGCCGGCTGCTGGTGACCGCCGCCCGGCATCTCGCCGACGAGCCGGTGTGGGCCCAGGTCGCCCCGGGGAACGCCCGCAGCGTACGGGCGTTCCAGGCGGCGGGATATGTGCCGGTGGGCGCGGAACTGCTGCTGACCGCCCGCACCCCCTAG
- a CDS encoding YVTN family beta-propeller repeat protein, which yields MRPPLLTRALLTAAALTALAACGGQADDGPDRSATKAAVPAPVKKKPVVDGLPGMPPVLDPKDVYAADRPNKLSPVVRDFPSRVYVPNTESDTVSVIDPKTYEVIKTLRVGRQPQHVVPSWDMKTLWVNNDRGNTLTPIDPRTGRTGEPVDVHDPYNLYFTPDGKYAVVMASLDRELVFRDPHTMKRIKTEPVTCYGVNHADFSLDGRYFIVSCEFSGELLKVDTRKMKVIGQQKLPFKGAMPQDVKISPDGKRFYIADMMADGLWILDGDSFAQPSFLHTGKGTHGLYVSRDSREMYVSNRGEGTVSVFDFAQGEVTRKWRLPQGGSPDMGGVSADGKVLWLSGRYDAEVYALDTRTGRQLARIPVGSGPHGLAVYPQPGRYSLGHTGIFR from the coding sequence ATGCGACCCCCCCTCCTCACCCGCGCCCTGCTCACCGCCGCCGCCCTCACCGCCCTCGCCGCCTGCGGGGGCCAGGCCGACGACGGGCCCGACCGGTCCGCCACCAAGGCCGCCGTCCCCGCCCCGGTGAAGAAGAAGCCGGTCGTCGACGGGCTGCCCGGGATGCCACCCGTCCTCGACCCGAAGGACGTCTACGCCGCCGACCGCCCCAACAAGCTGTCCCCGGTGGTCAGGGACTTCCCGTCCCGCGTCTACGTCCCCAACACCGAGTCCGACACCGTCTCCGTCATCGACCCGAAGACGTACGAGGTCATCAAAACCCTGCGCGTGGGACGACAGCCGCAGCACGTCGTGCCCTCCTGGGACATGAAGACGCTCTGGGTCAACAACGACCGCGGCAACACCCTCACCCCCATCGACCCGCGGACGGGGAGGACGGGCGAGCCGGTCGACGTCCACGACCCGTACAACCTGTACTTCACCCCCGACGGCAAGTACGCCGTCGTCATGGCCTCCCTCGACCGGGAACTCGTCTTCCGCGACCCGCACACCATGAAGCGGATCAAGACCGAACCGGTCACCTGTTACGGCGTCAACCACGCCGACTTCTCTCTCGACGGGCGGTACTTCATCGTGTCCTGCGAGTTCAGCGGAGAGCTGCTGAAGGTCGACACCCGGAAGATGAAGGTGATCGGACAGCAGAAACTGCCCTTCAAGGGCGCCATGCCGCAGGACGTCAAGATCTCACCCGACGGCAAGCGGTTCTACATCGCGGACATGATGGCCGACGGCCTGTGGATCCTCGACGGCGACAGCTTCGCCCAGCCGTCCTTCCTGCACACCGGCAAGGGCACCCACGGCCTGTACGTCAGCCGCGACTCCCGCGAGATGTACGTCTCCAACCGCGGCGAGGGCACGGTCTCCGTCTTCGACTTCGCGCAGGGCGAGGTCACCAGGAAGTGGCGGCTGCCCCAGGGCGGCAGCCCCGACATGGGCGGAGTCTCGGCGGACGGCAAGGTCCTGTGGCTCTCCGGCCGCTACGACGCCGAGGTGTACGCCCTCGACACCCGCACCGGCCGCCAGCTCGCCCGCATCCCCGTCGGCAGCGGCCCGCACGGCCTCGCCGTCTATCCCCAGCCCGGCCGCTACTCCCTCGGCCACACCGGCATCTTCCGCTAG
- a CDS encoding polysaccharide deacetylase family protein, translated as MVRVTSTDRRAALRAGAGLVAGGAFAGACSTSGSASGPSSGAPPGPPSSVPSGSPSFGPSAPTSPRAAPAPRAFPGQPAQITHGPRGRPRVALTFHGQGEPALAETLLGEAERHGARVTVLAVGTWLDAHPGLARRILDGGHDLGNHTHRHLDINAMPEARARAEIEECALRLKRLTGSVGTWFRPSRTARASPLVERLARAAGYPHVLSYDVDSLDFTSPGATAVTANVLREVRDGSVVSLHFGYADTVAALPAVLDGLTRRGLRAVTTTELIG; from the coding sequence ATGGTGCGGGTGACTTCGACCGACCGCCGTGCCGCGCTGCGGGCGGGCGCCGGACTGGTCGCCGGGGGCGCGTTCGCCGGTGCGTGCTCCACGTCCGGCTCCGCCTCCGGACCCTCGTCCGGCGCGCCCCCCGGCCCGCCCTCCTCCGTTCCGTCCGGCTCGCCCTCCTTCGGGCCCTCCGCCCCCACGAGCCCGCGCGCCGCCCCGGCCCCCCGGGCCTTCCCCGGACAGCCGGCCCAGATCACCCACGGCCCCCGCGGCCGCCCCCGGGTCGCCCTCACCTTCCACGGGCAGGGTGAACCGGCCCTCGCCGAGACCCTCCTGGGGGAGGCCGAGCGGCACGGGGCGCGCGTCACCGTCCTCGCCGTCGGGACCTGGCTCGACGCCCACCCGGGCCTCGCCCGCCGGATCCTCGACGGCGGCCACGACCTCGGCAACCACACCCACCGGCACCTCGACATCAACGCCATGCCCGAGGCGCGGGCGCGCGCCGAGATCGAGGAGTGCGCCCTGCGGCTCAAGCGGCTCACCGGCTCGGTCGGGACCTGGTTCCGGCCCTCCCGCACCGCCCGCGCCTCCCCGCTCGTCGAACGGCTGGCCCGCGCCGCCGGCTACCCCCACGTCCTGTCCTACGACGTCGACTCCCTCGACTTCACCTCACCCGGCGCCACCGCCGTCACGGCCAACGTCCTGCGCGAGGTCCGCGACGGATCCGTCGTGAGCCTGCACTTCGGGTACGCGGACACCGTCGCCGCGCTCCCCGCCGTACTGGACGGACTCACCCGCCGCGGACTGCGCGCGGTCACCACCACGGAGCTGATCGGCTGA
- the glgX gene encoding glycogen debranching protein GlgX, with protein sequence MSSAAEQEAVAEQRATPDTRLNGVSQKVPGVPVRPGAPTPLGARFRVGPDGVAGTNFALWAGGAEAVDLCLFDESGRETRAALTELTHEIWHGFVPGVMPGQRYGFRVHGRWDPWTGGRWNPAKLLLDPYARAVDGEFTLPSEVYGHVRDWPQQQVADTVRDERDSAPYVPKGVVVHDDDDWADDRRPKTPWADSVLYELHVKGFTQRHPGIPEELRGTYAGLAHPAAIEHLVELGVTAVELLPVHQFAHEDHLLRRGLRNYWGYNSIGYFAPHAGYASSGTTGQQVGEFKRMVRALHAAGIEVILDVVYNHTAEAGELGPTLSLKGIDNRGYYRLQSDARRYADYTGCGNTLHVVQPHVLRLITDSLRYWVTEMGVDGFRFDLAAALARSMHDVDMLSPFLAVIAQDPVLRRVKLIAEPWDVGSGGYQVGAFPPLWTEWNDRYRNAVRDFWRHALPDVREMGYRLSGSSDLYAWGGRRPYASVNFVTAHDGFTLRDLVSYDRKHNEANGEGNRDGTDDNRAWNCGVEGETDDERVRALRRRQLRNLLTTLLLSTGVPMLVAGDEFGRTQGGNNNAYCQDNETGWVDWSLLQEPGWRALCELTSRLIALRHRHPVLRRRAFFSGRAHSADGLRDLAWFTARGTEMTEGDWYAPAATLGMYLSGRDIPGRDERGAPITDDSFLAVLHAGDRPVSFVLPGPPWAERYEVVVDTSREEQTRAPGVVHRAGEAVTVPARAVVLLRVAG encoded by the coding sequence GTGTCCAGCGCAGCCGAGCAGGAGGCGGTGGCGGAGCAACGCGCCACGCCGGACACCCGACTGAACGGGGTGTCCCAGAAGGTGCCCGGCGTCCCCGTGCGCCCGGGCGCGCCCACCCCGCTCGGCGCCCGCTTCCGGGTCGGCCCGGACGGGGTCGCGGGGACCAACTTCGCCCTGTGGGCGGGCGGCGCGGAGGCCGTCGACCTGTGCCTGTTCGACGAGTCCGGCCGGGAGACGCGCGCCGCGCTGACCGAGCTCACGCACGAGATCTGGCACGGCTTCGTCCCGGGCGTGATGCCCGGCCAGCGCTACGGCTTCCGGGTGCACGGCCGCTGGGACCCGTGGACCGGCGGCCGCTGGAACCCGGCGAAGCTGCTCCTCGACCCCTACGCCCGCGCGGTCGACGGGGAGTTCACCCTCCCTTCCGAGGTGTACGGGCACGTCAGGGACTGGCCCCAGCAGCAGGTCGCGGACACCGTCCGCGACGAACGGGACTCGGCGCCGTACGTCCCGAAGGGCGTCGTCGTCCATGACGACGACGACTGGGCCGACGACCGCCGCCCCAAGACCCCGTGGGCCGACTCGGTCCTCTACGAACTGCACGTCAAGGGCTTCACCCAGCGCCACCCCGGCATCCCCGAGGAACTGCGCGGCACCTACGCCGGACTGGCCCACCCGGCGGCGATCGAGCACCTCGTGGAGCTGGGCGTCACGGCGGTGGAACTGCTCCCCGTCCACCAGTTCGCCCACGAGGACCACCTCCTGCGCCGCGGCCTGAGGAACTACTGGGGCTACAACTCCATCGGCTACTTCGCCCCGCACGCCGGCTACGCCTCCTCCGGTACGACGGGACAGCAGGTCGGCGAGTTCAAGCGGATGGTGCGCGCCCTGCACGCCGCCGGCATCGAGGTCATCCTGGACGTCGTCTACAACCACACCGCGGAGGCGGGCGAACTCGGCCCCACCCTCTCCCTGAAGGGCATCGACAACCGCGGCTACTACCGCCTGCAGTCCGACGCCCGCCGCTACGCCGACTACACGGGCTGCGGCAACACCCTGCACGTGGTGCAGCCGCACGTGCTCAGGCTGATCACGGACTCCCTGCGCTACTGGGTCACCGAGATGGGCGTGGACGGCTTCCGCTTCGACCTCGCCGCCGCCCTGGCCCGCTCGATGCACGACGTCGACATGCTCTCCCCGTTCCTCGCGGTGATCGCCCAGGACCCGGTGCTGCGGCGGGTGAAGCTGATCGCGGAGCCCTGGGACGTGGGCTCGGGCGGCTACCAGGTGGGCGCCTTCCCTCCCCTGTGGACCGAGTGGAACGACCGCTACCGCAACGCCGTGCGCGACTTCTGGCGGCACGCGCTGCCCGACGTCCGCGAGATGGGCTACCGCCTGTCGGGCTCCAGCGACCTGTACGCCTGGGGCGGCCGCCGCCCGTACGCCTCGGTCAACTTCGTGACCGCCCACGACGGCTTCACCCTCCGTGACCTCGTGTCCTACGACCGCAAGCACAACGAGGCCAACGGCGAGGGCAACCGGGACGGCACCGACGACAACCGGGCCTGGAACTGCGGGGTGGAGGGGGAGACCGACGACGAGCGGGTGCGGGCGCTGCGGCGCAGGCAGCTACGGAACCTCCTCACCACCCTGCTGCTGTCGACCGGTGTGCCGATGCTGGTCGCGGGCGACGAGTTCGGCCGCACCCAGGGCGGCAACAACAACGCGTACTGCCAGGACAACGAGACCGGCTGGGTGGACTGGAGCCTGCTTCAGGAGCCCGGATGGCGGGCGCTGTGCGAGCTGACCTCCCGTCTGATCGCGCTGCGGCACCGGCATCCCGTGCTGCGCCGCCGCGCGTTCTTCTCCGGCCGGGCCCACTCGGCGGACGGGCTGCGGGACCTGGCCTGGTTCACCGCGCGGGGCACGGAGATGACCGAGGGCGACTGGTACGCCCCCGCCGCGACCCTCGGCATGTACCTCTCCGGCCGGGACATCCCGGGCCGCGACGAACGGGGCGCCCCCATCACCGACGACAGCTTTCTCGCGGTCCTGCACGCCGGTGACCGCCCGGTGAGCTTCGTCCTGCCCGGGCCGCCGTGGGCGGAGCGCTACGAGGTGGTCGTCGACACCTCGCGGGAGGAGCAGACGCGGGCGCCGGGGGTCGTCCACCGGGCGGGGGAGGCGGTCACGGTGCCGGCGCGGGCGGTGGTGCTGCTGCGGGTGGCGGGCTGA
- a CDS encoding L,D-transpeptidase yields the protein MRHVHGRARRAGVAVAAVVTWAGLLAGAAGCTGDGGDGLDRMLGRPAAREDVIRVSPDDHAKGVRPETGLLVRVPDGRLESVKVVRSQDAQETPVPGRISADGRSWRPDAGRLALAARYTVDVVARDGDGDRSARHTSFTTYVPDKRFIGYVTPENRSTVGTGMIVSLGFSREIENRAAVQRAIEVTAEPAVEIRPHWFGGGRLDFRPEQYWKPGTKVTVALRLRDVEGAPGVYGLQYKTFSFTVGRSQVSLVDAAEHTMKVWREDDLIATVPVTAGAPRTTTYNGKMVVTEMLELTRMNGATVGFRKKDGKGEYDIPDVPHAMRLTESGTFLHGNYWAEPDVFGNANVSHGCVGLRDVKGGGSDTPAGWFFDRSLIGDVVEVVHSKDKEVAPDNGLGGWNLSWEEWTTESAE from the coding sequence GTGAGGCACGTACATGGGCGCGCACGGCGCGCGGGCGTCGCAGTGGCCGCCGTAGTGACCTGGGCCGGACTTCTGGCCGGGGCCGCTGGCTGCACGGGCGACGGCGGAGACGGGCTGGACCGGATGCTCGGCAGACCGGCGGCCCGCGAGGACGTCATCCGGGTGAGCCCCGACGACCACGCCAAGGGCGTGCGCCCGGAGACGGGGCTGCTGGTCCGGGTGCCGGACGGGCGGCTGGAGTCGGTGAAGGTGGTGCGGTCGCAGGACGCCCAGGAGACGCCGGTGCCGGGCCGGATCTCCGCGGACGGGCGCAGTTGGCGGCCGGACGCCGGCCGGCTGGCGCTGGCCGCCCGCTACACGGTCGACGTCGTGGCCCGGGACGGCGACGGCGACCGCTCGGCCCGCCACACCAGCTTCACCACCTACGTCCCGGACAAGCGCTTCATCGGATACGTCACCCCGGAGAACCGCTCGACGGTCGGCACCGGGATGATCGTCTCCCTGGGCTTCAGCCGGGAGATCGAGAACCGGGCCGCCGTGCAGCGGGCGATCGAGGTGACCGCCGAGCCGGCCGTGGAGATCCGGCCGCACTGGTTCGGAGGCGGCCGCCTCGACTTCCGCCCCGAGCAGTACTGGAAGCCCGGCACCAAGGTCACGGTCGCGCTGAGGCTGCGGGACGTGGAGGGCGCGCCCGGGGTCTACGGGCTGCAGTACAAGACGTTCTCCTTCACCGTCGGCCGCAGCCAGGTCTCCCTCGTCGACGCGGCGGAGCACACGATGAAGGTGTGGCGCGAGGACGATCTGATCGCCACCGTGCCCGTCACGGCCGGGGCCCCGAGGACGACGACGTACAACGGGAAGATGGTCGTCACCGAGATGCTCGAACTGACCCGGATGAACGGGGCCACGGTCGGCTTCAGGAAGAAGGACGGCAAGGGCGAGTACGACATCCCGGACGTGCCGCACGCCATGCGGCTGACCGAGTCCGGCACCTTCCTGCACGGCAACTACTGGGCCGAGCCGGACGTCTTCGGCAACGCCAACGTCAGCCACGGCTGTGTGGGGCTGAGGGACGTCAAGGGGGGCGGCTCGGACACGCCCGCGGGCTGGTTCTTCGACCGCTCGCTGATCGGTGACGTGGTCGAGGTGGTCCACAGCAAGGACAAGGAGGTCGCCCCGGACAACGGGCTCGGCGGCTGGAACCTGAGCTGGGAGGAGTGGACGACGGAAAGCGCCGAATAG
- a CDS encoding L,D-transpeptidase, with product MNVRPISGASIAGRSRGRNRRLALIVGGMLLAVTACGGGGGSDSRSDAKGKDDKGSTAAAAGSKQSEAVVTIAPKTGAKDVDTSGVLKVSASRGKLTEVTVKDDDGTAVKGTISADGSGWAPATHLAASTTYQVHAVAKDSEGRTAAEDSSFTTLSPQNTFIGNFTPEDGSTVGVGMPFSVRFTRGITKPDDVKKAIEITTVPAVDVQGHWFGNDRLDFRPEQYWKAGTKVTVKLNLDGVEGRKGVYGKQSKTVSFTIGRSQVSIVDAKKHTMKVMRDGKLYKTIPVTTGKPGYATWNGQMVISEKFTVTRMNGDTVGYDGEYDIKDVPHAMRLTNSGTFVHGNYWGGDAFGNYNASHGCIGLRDVRGGYDGSVPAAWFFNHSMIGDVVTVKNSTDPTVDPANGLNGWNLSWADWTK from the coding sequence TTGAACGTGCGACCGATATCGGGGGCGTCGATCGCGGGGCGCTCACGCGGCCGCAACAGGCGGCTGGCGCTGATCGTCGGCGGGATGCTGCTCGCCGTCACGGCGTGTGGCGGGGGCGGCGGCTCGGACTCCAGGTCCGACGCCAAGGGCAAGGACGACAAGGGCAGCACGGCGGCGGCGGCCGGGAGCAAGCAGTCCGAGGCGGTCGTCACGATCGCGCCGAAGACCGGCGCCAAGGACGTCGACACCAGCGGCGTCCTGAAGGTGAGCGCCTCCCGGGGCAAGCTGACCGAGGTCACCGTGAAGGACGACGACGGCACGGCGGTCAAGGGCACCATCTCGGCCGACGGCAGCGGCTGGGCGCCCGCCACGCACCTCGCCGCCTCGACGACCTACCAGGTGCACGCGGTCGCGAAGGACTCCGAGGGCCGTACGGCGGCCGAGGACTCCTCCTTCACCACGCTCAGCCCGCAGAACACCTTCATCGGCAACTTCACGCCGGAGGACGGCTCCACCGTCGGCGTCGGCATGCCGTTCTCGGTCCGGTTCACGCGCGGCATCACCAAGCCGGACGACGTGAAGAAGGCCATCGAGATCACGACCGTGCCGGCCGTCGACGTCCAGGGCCACTGGTTCGGCAACGACCGTCTGGACTTCCGCCCCGAGCAGTACTGGAAGGCCGGCACCAAGGTCACCGTCAAGCTGAACCTGGACGGCGTCGAGGGCCGCAAGGGCGTCTACGGCAAGCAGTCCAAGACCGTCTCCTTCACCATCGGCCGCAGCCAGGTGTCGATCGTGGACGCCAAGAAGCACACGATGAAGGTCATGCGGGACGGCAAGCTCTACAAGACCATCCCGGTCACCACGGGCAAGCCCGGCTACGCCACCTGGAACGGCCAGATGGTCATCAGTGAGAAGTTCACGGTGACCCGGATGAACGGCGACACCGTCGGCTACGACGGCGAGTACGACATCAAGGACGTCCCGCACGCCATGCGGCTGACCAACTCCGGCACCTTCGTGCACGGCAACTACTGGGGCGGCGACGCCTTCGGCAACTACAACGCCAGCCACGGCTGCATCGGTCTGCGCGACGTCCGCGGCGGCTACGACGGCTCCGTCCCGGCCGCGTGGTTCTTCAACCACTCGATGATCGGCGACGTGGTGACCGTGAAGAACTCCACCGACCCGACGGTCGACCCGGCCAACGGCCTCAACGGCTGGAACCTCTCCTGGGCCGACTGGACCAAGTAG
- a CDS encoding enoyl-CoA hydratase/isomerase family protein: MTVHLEVAEGVGTIRLDRPPMNALDVATQDRLKELAEEATRRDDVRAVVVYGGEKVFAAGADIKEMQDMDHTAMVLRARALQDSFTAVARIPKPVVAAVTGYALGGGCELALCADFRIAADNAKLGQPEILLGLIPGAGGTQRLARLVGPSKAKDLVFTGRMVKADEALTLGLVDRVVPAADVYTEAHAWAAKLAQGPAIALRAAKESIDTGLETDIDTGLAVERNWFAGLFATADREIGMRSFVEEGPGKAKFL, encoded by the coding sequence ATGACCGTTCATCTCGAAGTCGCCGAAGGCGTCGGCACGATCCGCCTCGACCGCCCGCCCATGAACGCCCTGGACGTCGCCACGCAGGACCGGCTCAAGGAGCTGGCCGAGGAGGCGACCCGCCGGGACGACGTCCGCGCCGTCGTGGTGTACGGCGGGGAGAAGGTGTTCGCGGCGGGCGCGGACATCAAGGAGATGCAGGACATGGACCACACCGCGATGGTCCTGCGCGCCCGCGCCCTGCAGGACTCCTTCACCGCGGTGGCCCGGATCCCCAAGCCGGTCGTGGCGGCCGTCACGGGCTACGCGCTGGGCGGCGGCTGCGAGCTCGCCCTCTGCGCCGACTTCCGGATCGCGGCCGACAACGCCAAGCTGGGCCAGCCGGAGATCCTGCTCGGGCTGATCCCCGGCGCGGGCGGCACCCAGCGCCTCGCCCGGCTGGTCGGCCCCTCCAAGGCGAAGGACCTCGTCTTCACCGGGCGGATGGTGAAGGCGGACGAGGCGCTCACCCTGGGCCTCGTGGACCGGGTCGTCCCGGCGGCCGACGTGTACACGGAGGCCCACGCGTGGGCCGCGAAGCTGGCGCAGGGTCCGGCGATCGCGCTGCGGGCGGCCAAGGAGTCGATCGACACGGGCCTGGAGACGGACATCGACACCGGCCTCGCGGTCGAACGCAACTGGTTCGCGGGTCTGTTCGCCACCGCCGACCGGGAGATCGGTATGCGGAGCTTCGTCGAGGAGGGGCCGGGCAAGGCCAAGTTCCTGTGA
- a CDS encoding ATP-binding protein gives MAGLEGIEQPRGHGRVAAARWSPGVEDERALKALELFGNPTEGEVPLPSRPESAATARRLTQVVVLRQWGLSPKMTEDAVLLVSELVGNAVRHTGARVFGLRLRRRRGWIRVEVRDPSRGLPCLMPVQELDVSGRGLFLVDKLSDRWGVDLLPRGKTTWFEMRVADR, from the coding sequence ATGGCGGGGCTGGAGGGTATCGAACAGCCGCGGGGGCACGGGCGCGTGGCCGCGGCACGCTGGTCGCCTGGGGTCGAGGACGAACGGGCGCTGAAGGCCCTGGAGTTGTTCGGCAACCCCACGGAGGGTGAGGTTCCGCTCCCCTCGCGCCCCGAGTCCGCCGCCACGGCCCGCCGGCTCACCCAGGTCGTCGTCCTGCGCCAGTGGGGGCTGTCCCCCAAGATGACCGAGGACGCCGTCCTCCTCGTCTCCGAACTCGTCGGCAACGCCGTACGCCACACCGGTGCCCGTGTCTTCGGCCTCAGGCTGCGCCGGCGCCGCGGCTGGATCCGCGTCGAGGTCCGCGACCCCTCCCGCGGACTGCCCTGTCTGATGCCGGTCCAGGAGCTGGACGTCAGCGGCCGCGGCCTCTTCCTCGTCGACAAGCTCTCCGACCGCTGGGGTGTGGACCTGCTGCCGCGCGGCAAGACGACCTGGTTCGAGATGCGCGTCGCGGACCGCTGA